A single region of the Ancylobacter novellus DSM 506 genome encodes:
- a CDS encoding DegT/DnrJ/EryC1/StrS family aminotransferase: protein MDAVQRVLASNRVNYWTGEEGRLFEREFSDWVGTRHAIALANGTVALDLALHGLGIGPGDEVVVTPRTFIASVSCVVNAGATPVFADVDRDSGNLSAETIAAVLTPRTRAVIVVHLAGWPCDMAPIMELAERHGFKVIEDCAQAHGARYGGRSVGSIGHVGAWSFCQDKIMTTGGEGGMVTTDDDALWSRMWAYKDHGKSWSAVYERQHPPGFRWLHESFGTNWRMLEMQAAIGRIQLRRMPEWTAARQANADIILDALEPYAGEEKPLRLPDRSGSRSQVHSAHGRYRLYAYVNPQRLRAGWSRNRIVSEIGARGVPCYQGSCSEVYLEKAFDGTPWRPKTPLAVARELGETSLAFLVHPTLTEAEVRHTANVAAEVVRAAS from the coding sequence ATGGACGCGGTGCAACGCGTCCTCGCTTCCAATCGCGTGAACTACTGGACGGGCGAAGAGGGGCGCCTCTTCGAGCGCGAATTCTCCGACTGGGTCGGCACCCGGCATGCGATCGCGCTGGCGAACGGAACGGTGGCGCTCGATCTTGCCCTGCATGGCCTCGGCATCGGCCCGGGCGACGAGGTCGTCGTTACGCCGCGTACCTTCATCGCCTCTGTCTCCTGCGTGGTGAATGCCGGCGCCACGCCGGTCTTCGCCGATGTCGACCGCGATAGCGGCAATCTTTCCGCCGAGACCATCGCCGCTGTGCTGACGCCGCGCACGCGGGCGGTGATCGTGGTGCATCTCGCCGGCTGGCCGTGCGACATGGCGCCGATCATGGAGCTTGCCGAGCGCCACGGCTTCAAGGTGATCGAGGATTGCGCGCAGGCGCATGGCGCGCGCTATGGCGGCCGCAGCGTCGGTTCCATCGGCCATGTCGGCGCCTGGTCTTTCTGCCAGGACAAGATCATGACCACCGGCGGCGAAGGCGGCATGGTGACGACCGATGACGACGCCCTCTGGTCGCGCATGTGGGCCTACAAGGACCATGGCAAGAGCTGGAGCGCAGTCTATGAGCGCCAGCACCCGCCCGGCTTCCGCTGGCTGCACGAGAGCTTCGGCACCAACTGGCGGATGCTCGAGATGCAGGCGGCCATCGGCCGGATCCAGCTGAGACGCATGCCGGAATGGACGGCGGCGCGGCAGGCGAACGCCGACATCATACTGGACGCGCTGGAGCCGTACGCCGGCGAAGAGAAACCCCTGCGTTTGCCGGATCGATCCGGAAGCCGATCGCAGGTTCATTCGGCACATGGCCGCTACAGGCTGTATGCCTATGTCAATCCGCAGCGGCTGCGGGCGGGGTGGAGCCGGAACCGGATCGTTTCCGAGATCGGCGCGCGCGGCGTTCCCTGCTATCAGGGAAGCTGTTCGGAAGTCTATCTGGAGAAGGCGTTCGACGGGACGCCGTGGCGGCCGAAAACGCCGCTTGCCGTCGCGCGCGAGCTCGGCGAGACGAGCCTTGCGTTTCTAGTGCATCCGACATTGACCGAGGCCGAGGTTCGGCATACCGCGAACGTCGCTGCAGAGGTTGTCCGCGCCGCATCTTGA